The genome window CCTTCCACTGTTAATCAAGCTACAATTACTACCAGAATATCTTCGGCATCTACTGCAGCCCCTTCACCTACCATGATTTCACGAACAACACCACTTTGACCGGCAAAAATCTCATTTTCCATTTTCATAGCTTCCAAAACTACCAACAAATCACCTTCATTAACTTGCTGACCTACTTTAACATGTAAGGAAATAATTTTACCCGGCAA of Clostridia bacterium contains these proteins:
- a CDS encoding DUF2118 domain-containing protein, which translates into the protein MRKFRMKVNGKIYEVEVEEIGGTPVSQTAPLTQTVVEPEVEKPSNNEILPEGAEVVRAPLPGKIISLHVKVGQQVNEGDLLVVLEAMKMENEIFAGQSGVVREIMVGEGAAVDAEDILVVIVA